ACGCGGTGCGCCTGGCGTCCACCGAGAGGACCAGTACCTGGCTGCCGAAGCGCTCCGCGATCTCCTTGATCAGCTCGGGGCGGGCGATCGCGGCCGTGTTCACGCCCACCTTGTCGGCGCCCGCCCGCAGCAGCTTGTCGACGTCCTCGGGGGTGCGCACCCCGCCGCCGACGGTGAGCGGGATGAACACCTGCTCGGCGGTGCGGCGCACCACGTCGTACGTCGTCTCGCGGTTGCCCGAGGAGGCGGTGATGTCCAGGAACGTCAGCTCGTCGGCGCCCTCGGCGTCGTACACCTTGGCCATCTCGACGGGGTCGCCCGCGTCGCGCAGGTTCTGGAAGTTGACGCCCTTGACGACCCGGCCGTTGTCCACGTCCAGGCAGGGGATGACTCGGATCGCCAGGGTCATGACGGCACTCCTCGGAACGCCTCCACCTCGACCTCGACGACCAGGCTGGGGTCCAC
The Streptomyces sp. NBC_01485 genome window above contains:
- the hisF gene encoding imidazole glycerol phosphate synthase subunit HisF — protein: MTLAIRVIPCLDVDNGRVVKGVNFQNLRDAGDPVEMAKVYDAEGADELTFLDITASSGNRETTYDVVRRTAEQVFIPLTVGGGVRTPEDVDKLLRAGADKVGVNTAAIARPELIKEIAERFGSQVLVLSVDARRTASGSFEVTTHGGRKGTGIDAIEWAHRAAELGAGEILLNSMDADGTKDGYDLEMITAVRRHVTIPLIASGGAGTLTDFPPAVEAGANAVLAASVFHFGDLRIGQVKDALRGAGHPVR